From the genome of Candidatus Eremiobacteraceae bacterium:
CGCAATGTGAAATAATCATGGTGGTTCAAGGTGGAAGCGCGCACGCGGATGCGCACGTCGCCCGGACCAAGCAGCGGCTGCGGCATTTCGCCGATCTCAAGATTTGCAAGCGGCGTGTCGCCGCCGAGTTGCTTTGCGAAAACCGCGCGCATGTGCTCTCCTCGTCGATCCGCTATTTGACGGCCGGGCCGCCTGGGACGGCAACGCCGACCGGATAGGAGCACGTCCCGACCTTCGACGCGACGTGCGCGAGCGTTCGCGTGTCGAAGACTTCGAACGTGTCGTCACGCGCGTTAGGCACGTAGAGCAGATGTCTGTGCGTGTCGATCGACGGCAGCCATGGCGTCCGCCCGACGGGCAGCGAGGCTACGCGGTGCAGCGACGGCAGGGCGTAGACCACGACATCGTCATCACCTTCATTCGTGACGAAGACCCGGTTTATCGCCGGATCAACGGCGACGCCCAATGGAAGCGCATTCGCTGTGCCGGTAGCTATCGAATCGCCGATGCGGCGCATGGACGGAAGTGAGAACATCTCGAGTCCCGGTCGCGATTTCGTGCCGCTGAGCGTCGGTGTGTCGTTGTCGGCGACGATAAGAAGATTCCGGCGAGAGTCGACCGCGATGCCGAATGGCCGCGTGCCCGTCCGCGTCGAGCCGGTCGTGCGCGCGCTGCCGTCGTCGTTCAGCACGAGGCGAGTCACGACGTTGCCGTTGACGGCGGTGACATACATCGTGCGGCCGTCGGCATCGACGGCGATGCCTTCCGGCGTTTCTCCGGCGCGGGCCGTGGACGTGAGCTGCGGAGCCGCTCCTCGCTTTAACCGGAAAATGGCGACGCCACCGTCCGAGGCGCCTGCGTTCTCGTTCGTCGCCGCGGCGAATGCGCCGCCCGCGAGCAGCACGACTTCGCCGAAGCGCGCACCTACCGACGGCGCCGAAGCAAGCGAGGTCATCGTCGCAAGATCGATCGCGACAGCGCGCTCGCCCGACGTCGCCAGCGCGAAGGCTGCTTTCTCGTCGACCGCGACGTCGCCGGCAGAATCCCCGATGAGCAGACGCCCAAATGCCGGAACGCGGTACGTGCCGCGGACATCGAGCTCGCCGTCGTCGTAACAGGCGACGATGGCTTGTCCTGCGCCGGCCGGCGGCGGCTCGACGACCGATAGGCGCGCTCCGCCCACGCTGCCGCCGATCGTCGCGACGATCGACGCGGTGGTGCCTGAAAGCGGCGGCGCTTGGTAGCGGCCTTCATCGTCGATCGCGCCGGCTCCGAACGCTTCCCAGCTCACGGCGCCGGGAGCAGCGGCGTCGCCGACGATGCGCGCGTGAAACCGAACCGCGGCGCCGGCGAACACCGCGACGTTAGCCGGTTCGACGTCGACCCTGGGAGCCGCGGTGGCTTGAGGCGCGCTTTGTGGGCCAAACGCCACGGACGACGAGCGTGCCGCAACGGCCGCGGCGAAAAATGCGATGACGACGGCGGCCGCGGACTTATTCAATGGAAGAATCCTGTGAGCCCGGCGGCGACGGCGCTGACCGCGACGACCGCGGCGAAGATGAAGAGAGCCGGCTGCTTGACCATCGCAGCGACCGACGTGAGCACGATCGCGATTTCAAACAATGCGACCGCAACGTCGAACCTCTGCTTTTGCTCTTCGAACGCGAGGGATTTCGACAGATCGTCGTCACGCTGCCTCTCACTTGAAAGCGCGAGCTCCTTGAGCGGGCCTTGACGGGCGCGATACGTCGTGGCGCCCGTCGAGAGCGTTTGACGGATCTTCTCACCGGTCGCGACCATCGCGAGCGACTCGCCGAGATGAGCCTTTAGGCTGTCGGCTTCGTACTCGTTCCACTGATCCGTCGCACGCGCTTGTGCGAGCACCGCTTCCGTTCGCGTCGCCAACATCGCTTCGCCGGTCCTCGCGCCGAGCAGACTCGAGAGACCGGCGAAGACCGCGAGGGCGGCCGCGACTAACGGTACGTGACGCAAGATCGCATGTTCGCTCTTTTCCAGGAACTCGTGAGCTTTTTCGACGTGCTCCATCGCCTCGCCCGAGGTGTAGCGTTCGCTCATATCATCTCATCGCTTCCGATCGGCGT
Proteins encoded in this window:
- a CDS encoding SMP-30/gluconolactonase/LRE family protein, whose product is MNKSAAAVVIAFFAAAVAARSSSVAFGPQSAPQATAAPRVDVEPANVAVFAGAAVRFHARIVGDAAAPGAVSWEAFGAGAIDDEGRYQAPPLSGTTASIVATIGGSVGGARLSVVEPPPAGAGQAIVACYDDGELDVRGTYRVPAFGRLLIGDSAGDVAVDEKAAFALATSGERAVAIDLATMTSLASAPSVGARFGEVVLLAGGAFAAATNENAGASDGGVAIFRLKRGAAPQLTSTARAGETPEGIAVDADGRTMYVTAVNGNVVTRLVLNDDGSARTTGSTRTGTRPFGIAVDSRRNLLIVADNDTPTLSGTKSRPGLEMFSLPSMRRIGDSIATGTANALPLGVAVDPAINRVFVTNEGDDDVVVYALPSLHRVASLPVGRTPWLPSIDTHRHLLYVPNARDDTFEVFDTRTLAHVASKVGTCSYPVGVAVPGGPAVK
- a CDS encoding DUF4337 family protein — its product is MSERYTSGEAMEHVEKAHEFLEKSEHAILRHVPLVAAALAVFAGLSSLLGARTGEAMLATRTEAVLAQARATDQWNEYEADSLKAHLGESLAMVATGEKIRQTLSTGATTYRARQGPLKELALSSERQRDDDLSKSLAFEEQKQRFDVAVALFEIAIVLTSVAAMVKQPALFIFAAVVAVSAVAAGLTGFFH